The Clostridium sp. DL-VIII DNA window CGTTAAAGATAAAGATCAATGATGAGAAAATTAATACATATGAGAAATACATAACTAAGGCTGCTTTGGATATTTCTAAAAAATTAGGCTACATAAAAGAAAGTTTATTTTAAATTTTAAGATGATTTTATAAATCATCTTAAAAAATAATTTAAATATAGAATGGCGTTTCAAATATGAAACGAACAAAAGGAGGAGTTTTATGTTTAAAGGGATTTATACACCATTAATTACCATTTTTAATGAAAAAGGAGGTATTGATGAAGAAAATTCTAAAATTTTAATTGAAAAATTAATTAATGATGGAGTCGATGGAATCGTTGTGCTCGGATCTGTTGGAGAGTTCTTTAATCTTTCTTTTGAAGAAAAGAAAGATTATATCAAATTTGTGTCTGAAGTTATGAATGGAAGAACAAAGTTAATAATTGGTACAGGAAGCAATAATATAGAAGAAGTTATAGCATTAAATGAATATTCTAAGGAAGTCAATGCTGATGGTGTTTTGATTATAACCCCATATTTCTTTGGCCTGGATGAAAATTATATATATGAATATTATTCAACAATAGCTAAAAACACAGAATTACCTATTATGATTTATAATTTTCCTGCTAGAACATCTGTAAACGTATCGTATGAATTAGTATTTAGATTAGCCAGTGAATTTAAAAATATTGTTGGAATAAAAGATACAACAGATTCTATGAGTAATGTGAGAAAATTTGTTCAAAAAATAAAGAAGGTTCACAAAGATTTTTGTGTAATTTCTGGATTCGATGAATACTTAGTACCTAACCTATTATCAGGTGGTGATGGTATTATAGGAGGTTTAACTAATATAGATGCAAAATTATTTATAGATACATATAAAGCTTTTCAAGATAAAAATTTTGAGAAATTATTAGTTCTCCAAGATAAAGTAAATAAATTGACTGAATTATATGACTTAACTAATCCATTTATAGTAGGACTTAAGGAAGCTGTTCAGATATCTTTAAAATTAGATATCAATACATCTTTTAGAAATTATGATATTAAAGTTAATGACGATACTAAAGAAAAAATAAAAAAACTTGTGCAAGGCTAAATAGATGATGATTAGATTTAACATTTAAAATAGTAAATATTTGAAAGGAGTTTTATAATGCTAGATAATTTTATGACGCCTAAAAGTACTTCAGAACGTAAATTATGGTCGCAAATTGATTCTCTTCAAATGGGAATGGATTGGGATGAAGAAGACATAAAAAAACCTCAAATACTTATTGATGATGTATTTGGTGACAGCCATCCGGGAAGTTCTCATCTTATGGGATTAACGCATCAAGTAAGTATTGGTGTGTATGAAAAAGGAGGACGTCCAGGACAATTTCATGTTACAGATATTTGTGATGGATGTGCTCAAGGACACGATGGAATGAATTTTGTATTAGCGTCAAGAGAAGTTATTGCAGATATGGTAGAAATACATGGATCATTTGTTTCATGGGATGGAATGGTCTTAGTTTCTTCATGCGATAAATCTATTCCAGCTCACCTCAGAGCAGCAGCACGTATGGATATGACAGCCATATTTGTTCCAGGTGGAAGTATGAGACCAGCACCAGATATGTCAACATCCATAAAGGCTGGAGACATTTCATTAAGAGAAAAGAAAAAAGATGCGATAACTTCTCAAGAAGTCCGTGATTTTAAGTTGACGGGCTGTCCGTCTGTAGGGGCTTGCCAATTTCTTGGTACCGCCAGCACTATGCAGTGTATGGCTGAAGCATTGGGTTTAGCTTTGCCAGGAAGTGCACTTGTTCCTGCAACAATGCGAGATATAACAGCTATGGCTAGAAAGGCCGGAAAGCAAATCATGAATTTAGTTAAAGCTAATATTAAGACAAAGGATATACTTACTCCGGAGGCATTTTATAATGCAATTGTTGTACATGCAGCTATAGGTGGGTCAACAAATGCAATGCTGCATCTTCCCGCTATAGCTTATGAACTTGGCATAGAACTAAAGCCAGAACTATTCGATGAAATCAATCATAAGATTCCACATATAGGAAACATATATCCTAGTGGCGAATATCCAACTGAAGCTTTTTGGTTTGCTGGGGGTATTCCTATGGTGCAATGGTTATTAAAGGATTATTTAAATTTAAATGTATTAACAGTAACAGGTAAGACCCTAAAAGAAAATCTTGAAGATATAAAAAACGATGGGTTCTTTGACAGAATAGAAGGATATCTTCACAATTATGGATTGAAGCGCGAACAGCTAATAAAACCAGTTGAAACAACAAAGGAAATGGGTTCTATTGCAGTTCTGAAAGGGAACTTAGCTCCAGAAGGTGCTGTCATCAAATATGCAGCAGTATCAGAAAATATGATGTATCATGTGGGAGCAGCAAGAGTATTTAATTGTGAGGAAGATTGCCATAATTCTGTAATTGAAGACAAAATTAATCCAGGAGAAGTCTTAATCATACGTTATGAGGGGCCAAGGGGATCTGGAATGCCAGAGATGCTTATGACAACAGAGGCTATAGTATGTGACAGAAGATTAAATGGTTCAACAGTTTTGTTAACTGATGGGCGCTTTTCAGGTGCTACAAGAGGACCATGTGTTGGACATATATCACCTGAAGCAGCAACAGGCGGGCCTATAGCATTTGTAGAAGATGGAGATTTGATTGAACTTGATATAAATGGACGTAAGATAAATATTGTTGGAATTAAAGGAGAGCTACGTAATCCAGAAGAAGTAGAAAAAATATTAGAAGAACGGAAGGCAGAGTGGAGTATTCCTAAAATAGAAACAAGAAAAGGAATATTTGGACGTTATACAAGGGGAGCTGTATCAGCAATGAAAGGCGCTTATTTAGAGTGATTTATACAATAATAAGTGCTTTGTAAACGATTATTTAATGTAAAATATCTAAACTTTATAAATAAATATTTAATTAATCAAAGGAGAGAAGTTTATGATGAAAATTAAAAATCCAATACTAAGAGGATTTAATCCAGATCCAAGTATTTGTAGGGTAGGTGAGGACTATTATATTGCAGTATCCACTTTTGAATGGTTTCCGGGAGTGCAAATTTATCATTCGAAAGATTTAATTAATTGGAAGTTAGTTGCTCGCCCTCTAAATAGAATTTCACAATTGGATATGAAAGGCAATCCAGATTCAGGTGGTATTTGGGCTCCTTGTTTAAGTTATAGCGACAACAAATTTTGGCTAATATATACAGATGTAAAGGCTCCGTACGGAGCTTGGAAAGTGTGTCATAATTACTTAGTTACCTGTGAAACTATTGATGGGATTTGGAGCGAACCAATTAAATTAAATAGTTCAGGCTTTGATCCTTCCTTATTTCATGATAAAAGTGGTAAAAAGTATTTAGTAAACATGCTGTTAGATCACAGAGTAAATCATAATAGATTTGGAGGTATTGTAATGCAAGAGTATTCTCCAGAAAAACAAAAATTAATTGGGAAGCCTCAAATAATTTTTAAAGGTACAGAGCTTGGATTAACAGAAGGACCTCATTTGTATCAAATTGATGGTTATTATTATCTTTTAACCGCTGAAGGTGGTACAAAGTATGAACATGCTGCAACAATAGCACGTTCTAAGAATATAGAAGGACCATATGAGGTACATCCTGACAATCCTATACTTACTGCATGGCATAGACCTGAAAATGAATTACAAAAATGTGGACATGCATCTCTCGTTCATACACACACAGATGAATGGTATCTTGTTCATTTAACAGGAAGATCTCTTCCAATCGATAGGGCTTATGGCACCGAACAGAGAGGATATGACAGCGTGACAGGAAAACAACTTACACATGTAGCTCCTAGAGGCTATTGTCCACTTGGAAGAGAAACAGCTATTCAAAAACTTGAATGGCGTGATAGATGGCCATATGTAGTAGGTGGAAAAGAAGGTGCCATGTTAGTTGATGCTCCTTATAATATTAAAGAAGTAAAATGGGAAAAGGACTATCCAGAAAGAGATGACTTTGATGATTGTAAATTAAACATTAATTTTCAATCATTACGTATTCCATTAACAGATAATATAATGTCACTAACTGAAAAGCCAGGAAACTTAAGATTATATGGTAAGGAATCATTGAATTCTAAATTTACGCAAGCGTTCGTAGCAAGACGATGGCAGTCTTTTAATTTTGTTGCCGCAACAAGTGTCTCATTTGATGCGGATACTTATCAGCAGTCAGCCGGCCTTGTATGCTATTACAATACAGAAAATTGGACCACAGTTGATGTAACTTGGAATGAAGAAAAAGGAAGAGTAATTGATATTATTTCCTGTGATAA harbors:
- the dapA gene encoding 4-hydroxy-tetrahydrodipicolinate synthase encodes the protein MFKGIYTPLITIFNEKGGIDEENSKILIEKLINDGVDGIVVLGSVGEFFNLSFEEKKDYIKFVSEVMNGRTKLIIGTGSNNIEEVIALNEYSKEVNADGVLIITPYFFGLDENYIYEYYSTIAKNTELPIMIYNFPARTSVNVSYELVFRLASEFKNIVGIKDTTDSMSNVRKFVQKIKKVHKDFCVISGFDEYLVPNLLSGGDGIIGGLTNIDAKLFIDTYKAFQDKNFEKLLVLQDKVNKLTELYDLTNPFIVGLKEAVQISLKLDINTSFRNYDIKVNDDTKEKIKKLVQG
- the ilvD gene encoding dihydroxy-acid dehydratase is translated as MLDNFMTPKSTSERKLWSQIDSLQMGMDWDEEDIKKPQILIDDVFGDSHPGSSHLMGLTHQVSIGVYEKGGRPGQFHVTDICDGCAQGHDGMNFVLASREVIADMVEIHGSFVSWDGMVLVSSCDKSIPAHLRAAARMDMTAIFVPGGSMRPAPDMSTSIKAGDISLREKKKDAITSQEVRDFKLTGCPSVGACQFLGTASTMQCMAEALGLALPGSALVPATMRDITAMARKAGKQIMNLVKANIKTKDILTPEAFYNAIVVHAAIGGSTNAMLHLPAIAYELGIELKPELFDEINHKIPHIGNIYPSGEYPTEAFWFAGGIPMVQWLLKDYLNLNVLTVTGKTLKENLEDIKNDGFFDRIEGYLHNYGLKREQLIKPVETTKEMGSIAVLKGNLAPEGAVIKYAAVSENMMYHVGAARVFNCEEDCHNSVIEDKINPGEVLIIRYEGPRGSGMPEMLMTTEAIVCDRRLNGSTVLLTDGRFSGATRGPCVGHISPEAATGGPIAFVEDGDLIELDINGRKINIVGIKGELRNPEEVEKILEERKAEWSIPKIETRKGIFGRYTRGAVSAMKGAYLE
- a CDS encoding glycoside hydrolase family 43 protein, with the protein product MMKIKNPILRGFNPDPSICRVGEDYYIAVSTFEWFPGVQIYHSKDLINWKLVARPLNRISQLDMKGNPDSGGIWAPCLSYSDNKFWLIYTDVKAPYGAWKVCHNYLVTCETIDGIWSEPIKLNSSGFDPSLFHDKSGKKYLVNMLLDHRVNHNRFGGIVMQEYSPEKQKLIGKPQIIFKGTELGLTEGPHLYQIDGYYYLLTAEGGTKYEHAATIARSKNIEGPYEVHPDNPILTAWHRPENELQKCGHASLVHTHTDEWYLVHLTGRSLPIDRAYGTEQRGYDSVTGKQLTHVAPRGYCPLGRETAIQKLEWRDRWPYVVGGKEGAMLVDAPYNIKEVKWEKDYPERDDFDDCKLNINFQSLRIPLTDNIMSLTEKPGNLRLYGKESLNSKFTQAFVARRWQSFNFVAATSVSFDADTYQQSAGLVCYYNTENWTTVDVTWNEEKGRVIDIISCDNSEFSQPIYDSMIPVPAEVEYVHLKVEVKIDVYKFHYSFDGLKWNEIPVNFEVKKLSDDYIIGSAFTGAFVGIHCQDNGGTNKPADFDYFMYKEL